The window CCGGACAATTGCCCGTCCCAGAGCCACCCGTTGACGCTGACCGCCGGAAAGAGCCTTTGGCTTTCTGTCAAGCAGGTGCTCAATATCGAGAATCTTTGCCGCCTCACGCACCCGCCGGTCAATTTCCTGTTTGGAGAACTTACGCAATTTCAAACCGAACGAAATGTTGTCATACACGTTCATGTGCGGATACAATGCATAGTTTTGGAACACCATCGCAATGTCGCGATCCTTAGGATGTACATCATTGACCAGGCGGTCGCCGATCCACAGTTCCCCTTCGGAAATTTCCTCGAGTCCGGCTATCATCCGGAGAGTGGTGGACTTTCCGCAACCGGACGGCCCCACCAAAACAATAAATTCCTGATCCTGAATGTCGAGATGAAAATCTTTCACCGCTACCACGTCGCCCGCATAGCGCTTGTAGACATGTTTAAGCTGAACACGTGCCATTTTGAGTTTCCCCCTCGGTCTTGTTTCACTATCTACTATAAGATGAAAACAGCGCCCATACTATTGGACGCTTTGCACGAAAGTGGACGATCCTCATTGTGCATTCTGCTCATTCAGCAGCGCCAGTGCCAGCCACAACACCGCCAGATCTTCAAACCGCCGGATATCTTTACCGGTTATCTCGTAAATTTTATCAATGCGGTAAAGAAGCGTGTTCCTGTGAATGAACAGGGCCCGTGCCGTTTCCGCCATATTTTGGCCGCGTTGCGCAAATGTATGGATGGTTTCCCTAAGATCTTGGGAAAGGCTGTTTCTTTCACATTCCGGCAGTACCTCTCCCAGATATGCCGCTTTGGCGTCAGGAGCAACCCCGTACAGCAAATGGGCCACCCCCAAATTCCCGTAAAAATGCAGCGACTGTCCGGCACGAAACGCCTTGCCCGCCTTGAGAGCCACCTCTGCCTGCTTAACGGCTGCAGACAGCTCCTGAAAATTTGAAATCGGGGTGCTGACACCCAAACGGCCTGTCAAGTAAAGTTCCGCCATGAGGGTATCCGTCACTTTTTCACAAAGCGCCTTTAGTTCATTGGTGGTCTCCCCCTCGAGAAGAGGCAGGTAGAACCAGATCCTGTTGACCGCTGATTTGGCAAACACAACACCGTCCCGGTCGGACAGGATCTCTTCCAGCAGAATCAGCGGATCCTCGGATTCATTTCCCTGCAGTTCCATACAAGCAGCCACTGCAGGCAGCCGGATGTTCCATTGCTGACGACGGGATTCCCGCTCCAACTGCTCCGCCTGCAGCCGGTTATCGATCAGTTGTTGAAACCATTGACCGGTTTGTCCCTTGCAGGACTCCGTATTCTTTTCCACCAACAATCGAACCAACTGTACCAACTCCGGTGACAGTCCTTCTATGTCCAGGACAACGGATCGCCCGTATCCTGCCGGAAGCCGCACTTCCCCTTCCGTTGAACTGGCAACGTTGGAGGTCATTCCCTCCATTTCCGACTCCAGGCGGATTCGGTTTCCCAACACTTCCTTCAGTTCACGGAACCAGTCCATACAGGTCCCCCCCTCAGCCCCGTCAAACTTGCAGAATAAAGCGGTCCAGCGCTTCCGCCACGCCATCCTGCTCATGGTGGCCCGTTATGTAATCAGCCGACCGCCGGATGGGTTCCGGCGCATTTTCCATGACGATTCCAAGCCCCGCATACTCAATCATATCAAGGTCATTGTAACTGTCCCCCATGGCAATCACCTGCTCCCGATTAATTCCCAGCCGCTGGACAAGAAAATCCAAAGCTTGTCCTTTGGTTGCCTGCGGGTGAGTTACTTCCAGAAAATACGGCTTTGACTTAAACACATTGGCCCGGTCACCCAAAATCCGTTGGACTTCTTTGGCAAACCGGTCAAGAAAATCAGGATCACCCGAATAGAGAACTTTGGGTGTGCCACGTTTGGCAATCTCGTGCAAATCCGCCACTCTGTATGAAACTCCGACCAATTCAGCGTAGTCGCGAACATTCTTGTTTTCTTTCTGTGTATAAAGTGCGTCATCCGCATACGCCTGTACATGAAGGCCACTTGTTTTCGCCAGATCAATGGCTGCCAGTGCGACATCGGGTTCCAATAGTTTTTCGTACAAGACCTCACCCGTAAGCGATGTCTTGATCAGCGCACCCTGATAGGTGATTAATGGAACATCCAGTTCAAGTTGCCTGGCAAAACGGCTTGCAGAAGCATACATACGGCCTGTTGCAATTGTAACCGTAACCCCTCGTTTAATTGTAAGCCGGATTGCCTCCCGGTTGCGTTCCGAAATCGATAAATCCTGCCGAAGCAAAGTATCGTCCAGATCGATTGCCACAAGCTTATATCGGGTGTGAATATCTGTTGTTTCTCGGGCCATGATAGTTGATTCGCTCCATTCCTCCTCAGTTTCACTTACTATATCGCAAATCGGGACAAAAAGAAAAGGCGGCCGCAATGAATACTGACCGCCTTGTCTTTGATTGCTCGGGGTTTTACTCGGTAAAAAGGTTCAGAATTGCCGATACTATCGACAGTACAATGGCTCCGAAGAATGCGGCAAAAAACCCGTCCACAGTAAAACCGGGTGTAAACCAATCCACCAGTTTAAGCATCAGGGCGTTGATAATCAGCCCGAAGATCCCTAATGTCAAAACAGTAACAGGCAGTGCCAAAAGCCGAACTATCGGTTTGACAATCAGATTGACAACCCCAAGGATCAATCCGGCCCAGATAGCTGACAGAACACCTTCGGTGCCGGAGGCAAAAGAAATCCCGTCAAACATCCATGCCACTATGACAAGGGCAAGGGCATTGAGCAGAATTCGGATCACGATTCCCACTTTTTCACCTCCTGCATCACCTGTCTGAAGTGGGCCATTCCCATCAGTTCTCGTTCGGAATGATCAGAATCAGGAGCAAATACACCAGAATTCCGGGAAAAGCGGCTGTCAGGATGGAAAGAAGCACGTAAGCCACTCTTACAACAGTTGGGTCCACATCAAAATATTCCGCAATCCCACCACAAACTCCTGCAATCATCCGTTGTCTCCGGGAACGCACGAGCTTTTTCATTTACAAACACCCCTCGTCCATGTCTTCGTTTTGATATACGATTGATCACACAATAAGTTTCACTCTTTAAATTAGACGACAGGTAGACACGATATCCCTTCAAGCACAATGGCTTAGCCATTTACCGTTCCCGTCTTCGCTTCCATAACTTCTAACAGATGAAGCCACTATGACTGTCATAGTGGCTTCATCATCATCGTTTAGGATACGGCCGTCTTGGCTTTGGATTTTTGTTTGTCTCTCTTTGTCTTGGAACGCTGTTTATCCCTCTCCAGAATCGGTCCCAAAAAGGCTCCCGTGTGGGATGCCGCAACTTTTGCAACCTGTTCCGGAGTGCCAGTCGCAACAATCGTACCTCCCTTGTCGCCGCCTTCCGGCCCAAGGTCAATCAGATAATCAGCCGTCTTGATCACATCCAGATTGTGTTCAATCACCAATACGGAATCCCCCCCATCCACAAGCCGCTGAAGAACCTGCAGCAACCGTTCGATGTCTGCGATGTGCAGACCGGTGGTCGGTTCATCCAGGATGTACATGGTTCGTCCGTTGCTGCGCCTGTGCAGTTCAGAAGCCAGCTTCACCCGTTGGGCTTCCCCTCCGGATAACGTGGTGGCCGGTTGACCCAACCGGATATACCCCAGGCCGACATCAAACAGGGTCTGCAATTTACGTTGAATGCGCGGGACATTCTTGAAGAACTCAAGGGCATCTTCCACGGTCATGTCCAATACGTCCGCGATACTTTTGCCCTTGTATTTCACTTCCAGGGTCTCCCGGTTATAGCGCCGACCTTTGCAGACCTCACACGGTACGTAAACATCCGGCAGGAAGTGCATTTCAATCTTGATGATTCCGTCGCCACGGCAGGCTTCACATCGTCCTCCCTTTACATTGAAGGAAAACCGGCCTTTTTTGTATCCGCGAATCTTTGCTTCGTTGGTGGTGGCAAACACATCCCGGATATCATCAAACACACCGGTGTAGGTTGCCGGGTTGGACCGCGGGGTCCGTCCGATCGGTGATTGGTCGATATCGATTACTTTATCCAGATGCTCCAGACCGGTGATCTTTTTATGGGCACCCGCTTTGGTTCTCGCTCCGTTCAAATGATGAGCCAAAGCCTTATGCAGGATTTCGTTGACCAGGGTGGATTTGCCGGATCCTGACACCCCCGTCACACAACTGAAAACACCCAGAGGAAACTTGACGGAAATATTCTTCAGGTTATTCTCTGTTGCACCCTGGATTTCAATCCATTTGCCGTTTGGCTTTCGCCTTTTCTCAGGCACAGGAATCATCTTTTTGCCGGACAGGTATTGTCCTGTCAACGAATTCTCGTCATTCATCACGTCCTCGGGTGTTCCCTGCGCCACAATGCGCCCGCCGTGGATGCCCGCTCCCGGCCCGATATCGATAATCCAGTCGGATGCCAGCATTGTATCTTCGTCATGTTCCACTACGATCAGCGTGTTTCCGAGATCGCGCATGTGTTCAAGGGTACGAATCAAACGGGCATTGTCCCGTTGGTGCAAGCCAATCGACGGTTCGTCCAGTACATACAGTACACCCGTCAATGCCGATCCAATCTGAGTGGCCAAACGGATACGCTGGGCTTCCCCGCCGGACAGAGTGCCAGCCGCACGGCTGAGAGACAGATAATCCAAGCCAACATTGCGCAGGAAGCCGAGGCGGGATCGAATTTCCTTAAGGATCAGTCGGGCAATCGCCTCTTCCTTCTCAGTCAACTGCAGATTCTCAAAGTAGTCCAATGCCTCGTTCACCGACAGACGAGTAACCTGGGAAATGTTATAGCCATGAATCCTGACTGCCAGCACCTCCGGCTTCAAACGGTCTCCGTTGCAGGCCGGGCAGGGCTTGGCGCTCATGTATTCCTCAATGAACTCACGGATGTAGTCGGACGCGGTCTCACGATAACGCCGTTCCAAATTCGGAATCAAGCCTTCGAAGAACACTTCCGCCACCTTGGTTTGACCAAAATCATTTTCATAGTGGAAGCGAATCTTTTCTCCAGGAGCGCCATACAGCAGTTTCGCCAGTCTCTCCTGAGGGATTTCCTCAACGGGAACATTCATTTTGATCCCAAAATGTTTACAGGCGGATGCCAACAATTGAGGGTAGTAATTGGACGCCGTCCCCGCCCAGGGAACCAGAGCCCCTTCTTCCAACGTCTTTGAACGGTCAGGGATCACAAGATCAGGATCCACTTCCATATTCGTGCCCAACCCGGAACAGGTTCCACATGCACCGTAAGGGGAGTTGAAAGAAAACATCCGCGGACTCAGTTCTTCCACTGAGAATCCACATTCCGGGCAGCCCAGGTTCTGGGAGAAGACCATTTCCTCTCCGTCCACAACACCAACAACCACCGATCCCCCTGCAAGGTTCAGGGCTGTTTCCAATGAATCGGCCAAACGTGTGGCGACGTCGTCCTTTACAACAATTCTGTCTACCACCGCTTCGATCGTATGCTTTTTGTTCTTTTCGAGCACGATCTTTTCTGACAGATCCCGAATCTCGCCATCTACACGGACACGAACAAAGCCTTGCTTGGCGATATCCTCCAGCAGTTTGCTGTGTTCCCCCTTGCGTCCCCTGACAAGCGGCGCAAAGATCTGGATCTTCGTCCTTTCAGGCAGTTCCAGAACCCGATCCACCATCTGTTCTACAGTCTGAGAAGAGATGGGAATGTCACAGTTCGGACAAAACGGCTGTCCGATACGCGCGAACAACAGCCGCAAATAATCGTAGATTTCAGTTACCGTTCCCACCGTAGAACGGGGATTGCGGCTTGTGGTCTTCTGGTCGATGGAAATGGCCGGGGACAACCCGTCGATCGAATCGACATCCGGTTTGTCCATCTGGCCCAAAAACTGCCTGGCATAGGCGGAAAGGGATTCCACATACCGGCGCTGTCCTTCCGCGTATATGGTGTCGAATGCCAGCGAGGACTTACCCGAGCCGCTAAGTCCTGTCAGCACAACCAGTTTATCCCTTGGGATCTGGACGTCGATGTTTTTCAGAT of the Effusibacillus lacus genome contains:
- a CDS encoding PucR family transcriptional regulator → MDWFRELKEVLGNRIRLESEMEGMTSNVASSTEGEVRLPAGYGRSVVLDIEGLSPELVQLVRLLVEKNTESCKGQTGQWFQQLIDNRLQAEQLERESRRQQWNIRLPAVAACMELQGNESEDPLILLEEILSDRDGVVFAKSAVNRIWFYLPLLEGETTNELKALCEKVTDTLMAELYLTGRLGVSTPISNFQELSAAVKQAEVALKAGKAFRAGQSLHFYGNLGVAHLLYGVAPDAKAAYLGEVLPECERNSLSQDLRETIHTFAQRGQNMAETARALFIHRNTLLYRIDKIYEITGKDIRRFEDLAVLWLALALLNEQNAQ
- a CDS encoding Cof-type HAD-IIB family hydrolase, encoding MARETTDIHTRYKLVAIDLDDTLLRQDLSISERNREAIRLTIKRGVTVTIATGRMYASASRFARQLELDVPLITYQGALIKTSLTGEVLYEKLLEPDVALAAIDLAKTSGLHVQAYADDALYTQKENKNVRDYAELVGVSYRVADLHEIAKRGTPKVLYSGDPDFLDRFAKEVQRILGDRANVFKSKPYFLEVTHPQATKGQALDFLVQRLGINREQVIAMGDSYNDLDMIEYAGLGIVMENAPEPIRRSADYITGHHEQDGVAEALDRFILQV
- a CDS encoding phage holin family protein gives rise to the protein MGIVIRILLNALALVIVAWMFDGISFASGTEGVLSAIWAGLILGVVNLIVKPIVRLLALPVTVLTLGIFGLIINALMLKLVDWFTPGFTVDGFFAAFFGAIVLSIVSAILNLFTE
- a CDS encoding PspC domain-containing protein; its protein translation is MKKLVRSRRQRMIAGVCGGIAEYFDVDPTVVRVAYVLLSILTAAFPGILVYLLLILIIPNEN
- the uvrA gene encoding excinuclease ABC subunit UvrA, with the protein product MAQEYIVIKGARAHNLKNIDVQIPRDKLVVLTGLSGSGKSSLAFDTIYAEGQRRYVESLSAYARQFLGQMDKPDVDSIDGLSPAISIDQKTTSRNPRSTVGTVTEIYDYLRLLFARIGQPFCPNCDIPISSQTVEQMVDRVLELPERTKIQIFAPLVRGRKGEHSKLLEDIAKQGFVRVRVDGEIRDLSEKIVLEKNKKHTIEAVVDRIVVKDDVATRLADSLETALNLAGGSVVVGVVDGEEMVFSQNLGCPECGFSVEELSPRMFSFNSPYGACGTCSGLGTNMEVDPDLVIPDRSKTLEEGALVPWAGTASNYYPQLLASACKHFGIKMNVPVEEIPQERLAKLLYGAPGEKIRFHYENDFGQTKVAEVFFEGLIPNLERRYRETASDYIREFIEEYMSAKPCPACNGDRLKPEVLAVRIHGYNISQVTRLSVNEALDYFENLQLTEKEEAIARLILKEIRSRLGFLRNVGLDYLSLSRAAGTLSGGEAQRIRLATQIGSALTGVLYVLDEPSIGLHQRDNARLIRTLEHMRDLGNTLIVVEHDEDTMLASDWIIDIGPGAGIHGGRIVAQGTPEDVMNDENSLTGQYLSGKKMIPVPEKRRKPNGKWIEIQGATENNLKNISVKFPLGVFSCVTGVSGSGKSTLVNEILHKALAHHLNGARTKAGAHKKITGLEHLDKVIDIDQSPIGRTPRSNPATYTGVFDDIRDVFATTNEAKIRGYKKGRFSFNVKGGRCEACRGDGIIKIEMHFLPDVYVPCEVCKGRRYNRETLEVKYKGKSIADVLDMTVEDALEFFKNVPRIQRKLQTLFDVGLGYIRLGQPATTLSGGEAQRVKLASELHRRSNGRTMYILDEPTTGLHIADIERLLQVLQRLVDGGDSVLVIEHNLDVIKTADYLIDLGPEGGDKGGTIVATGTPEQVAKVAASHTGAFLGPILERDKQRSKTKRDKQKSKAKTAVS